Proteins encoded in a region of the Azospirillum sp. TSH58 genome:
- a CDS encoding DUF3325 domain-containing protein, with protein sequence MILSSLCVAYAGLLALALAMDRHHEQVFARRPSARTSRLLGWAGWLALALSLPPAVMAWGWAIGIPAWLGLLTVAAAALVLLFPHAPRIALRLGPAALLCAPFPALLG encoded by the coding sequence ATGATCTTGTCGTCGCTGTGCGTCGCCTATGCGGGCCTGCTCGCCCTGGCCCTCGCCATGGACCGCCATCACGAGCAGGTCTTCGCCCGCCGCCCCTCCGCCCGGACCAGCCGCCTGCTGGGATGGGCGGGATGGCTGGCGCTCGCGCTGTCGCTGCCGCCCGCGGTGATGGCGTGGGGGTGGGCGATCGGCATTCCGGCGTGGCTGGGGCTGCTGACGGTGGCCGCGGCGGCGCTGGTCCTGCTGTTTCCCCACGCGCCGCGGATCGCGTTGAGGCTCGGTCCCGCGGCCCTGCTCTGCGCCCCGTTCCCTGCACTTCTTGGGTGA
- a CDS encoding cation transporter, with protein sequence MPNDFLTRLAAALTIAHHIPGRVRLKLDGAAERNLAALVDDAKALHRALSGAEGIRSVALNPLARSCTIEYDPAVIPPSAWPDLLRGEASAAAGTLLRIATAGFAPERRP encoded by the coding sequence ATGCCCAACGATTTCCTGACCCGGCTGGCCGCCGCCCTGACCATCGCGCACCACATTCCGGGCCGGGTGCGGCTGAAGCTCGACGGCGCCGCGGAGCGCAATCTGGCGGCGCTGGTGGACGACGCCAAGGCGCTGCATCGGGCGCTCTCCGGCGCGGAGGGCATCCGCTCTGTCGCGCTGAACCCGCTCGCCCGGTCCTGCACCATCGAATACGACCCCGCGGTGATCCCGCCCTCGGCGTGGCCCGACCTGCTGCGCGGGGAAGCCAGCGCGGCGGCCGGGACGCTGCTGCGCATCGCCACCGCCGGCTTTGCGCCGGAAAGGAGACCATGA
- a CDS encoding YtxH domain-containing protein: MAKKTKKALKKLKKQQRQYEAAMAAGGASVGGGMGAGMARGQGLLGGLTGLLPSRRSEQFLVGLLVGAAAAYVLSDEELRGKIVKSGLKLYGNLAGGLAEMKEQMADLQAELEAEQAGAL; encoded by the coding sequence ATGGCTAAGAAGACCAAGAAGGCGTTGAAGAAGCTGAAGAAGCAGCAGCGCCAGTACGAAGCCGCCATGGCTGCCGGCGGTGCCTCCGTCGGCGGTGGCATGGGCGCCGGCATGGCGCGGGGGCAGGGGCTTCTCGGCGGGCTGACCGGCCTGCTGCCGTCGCGCCGGTCGGAGCAGTTCCTGGTCGGGCTTCTGGTCGGGGCGGCAGCGGCCTATGTGCTGTCCGACGAGGAGCTGCGCGGCAAGATCGTGAAGTCCGGCCTGAAGCTCTACGGCAACCTCGCCGGCGGCCTCGCCGAGATGAAGGAGCAGATGGCCGACCTCCAGGCCGAGCTGGAGGCGGAACAGGCCGGAGCGTTATGA